Proteins from one Faecalibacterium sp. I3-3-33 genomic window:
- a CDS encoding PTS transporter subunit IIC, with translation MSKLKEFLARKDIVISPQRYLIDALGAMAQGLFASLLIGTIIKTVGQQTGLALLVDLGGYATAMSGPAMACAIGWALHCPPLVLFSLITVGYSANALGGAGGPLAVLIIAIVAAELGKAVSKETKVDILVTPLVTIFAGVGLSMLIAAPIGAAASQVGTLIMWATEQAPLVMGILVSVIVGVALTLPISSAAICAALGLTGLAGGAAVAGCCAQMVGFAVMSYKENGVGGLVSQGLGTSMLQMGNIIKNPRIWIAPTLASAITGPLATCLFHFEMNGAAVSSGMGTCGLVGQIGVYTGWVSDIAAGTKAAITPMDWAAMALLCFVLPAVLSVVFCEVERKLGWIKDGDLKLN, from the coding sequence ATGTCGAAGCTGAAAGAATTTTTGGCGCGGAAGGATATCGTCATCTCTCCGCAGCGTTACCTCATTGACGCACTGGGCGCAATGGCGCAGGGCCTGTTTGCCAGCCTGCTCATCGGCACCATCATCAAGACGGTGGGTCAGCAGACCGGTCTTGCACTGCTGGTGGATCTGGGCGGCTATGCCACGGCTATGAGCGGCCCCGCCATGGCCTGCGCCATCGGCTGGGCACTGCATTGCCCGCCGCTGGTGCTGTTCAGCCTGATCACCGTGGGCTACTCGGCCAATGCGCTGGGCGGCGCAGGCGGCCCGCTGGCCGTGCTCATCATTGCCATTGTGGCAGCAGAGCTGGGCAAGGCTGTGAGCAAGGAGACCAAGGTGGATATCCTTGTCACCCCGCTGGTGACCATCTTTGCGGGCGTCGGGCTTTCCATGCTCATCGCCGCCCCCATCGGCGCAGCCGCAAGTCAGGTGGGCACTCTTATTATGTGGGCCACCGAGCAGGCTCCGCTGGTCATGGGCATTCTGGTGTCGGTCATCGTGGGCGTGGCACTGACCCTGCCCATCTCCTCTGCCGCCATCTGCGCCGCACTGGGTCTGACCGGCCTTGCGGGCGGCGCTGCCGTGGCGGGCTGCTGCGCCCAGATGGTGGGCTTTGCCGTGATGAGCTACAAGGAGAACGGCGTAGGCGGCCTTGTCAGTCAGGGTCTGGGCACCAGTATGCTGCAGATGGGCAACATCATCAAGAACCCCCGCATCTGGATCGCCCCCACGCTGGCCAGTGCCATCACCGGCCCGCTGGCTACCTGCCTGTTCCACTTTGAGATGAACGGCGCAGCGGTGTCCTCCGGCATGGGCACCTGCGGTCTGGTGGGTCAGATCGGCGTTTACACCGGCTGGGTCAGCGATATTGCCGCCGGCACCAAGGCTGCCATCACCCCCATGGATTGGGCTGCCATGGCACTGCTGTGCTTTGTGCTGCCTGCCGTGCTCAGCGTGGTGTTCTGCGAGGTGGAGCGCAAGCTGGGCTGGATCAAGGACGGCGACTTGAAGCTGAACTA
- a CDS encoding GH25 family lysozyme encodes MKKRFDRSGTARRKAAAAVAALTMALVLAVGGTGAATLLSAQPETLTVGAVVPHITAETPQASSPAAADPAPATESTAAAAPEQEAESTAQPQQTAPAPEQTEKPETAETAPAEPEEAAETPETPAQPAEDTALEEENSPAMLLEETPELAAQDPQAPAADGTAQNDTAAQHTPEDSVLLTPEQIQQALDSGALEDAEAQCIDLTDENSFFRWLFNWLFGIKDKEEEPVYSGWRTENGKTYYYAQGTNKKVTGLRSIDGKLYYFDANGVKQDNVTFGIDVSKYQSGLDWNKIKKSGVSFVIIRIGYRGYGAAGNLVKDPMFEEHFTNARNAGLKVGVYFFTQAVNEAEAQEEAEGCNWALNGRMLDYPIFYDTEASTAPGGTGRADGLGVEDRTKCAIAFCERVKELGYKPGVYASTTWYRKRVDYNTLRSRYTIWNAHYGVSSSPIGCDLWQGTEKARINGYNGDLDANISYIG; translated from the coding sequence ATGAAAAAACGATTTGACCGATCCGGCACAGCCCGCCGCAAGGCGGCGGCAGCCGTTGCAGCGCTGACCATGGCGCTGGTTCTGGCTGTGGGCGGCACAGGGGCAGCGACCCTGCTGTCTGCACAGCCGGAAACTTTGACCGTGGGCGCAGTCGTGCCCCATATTACCGCCGAGACGCCGCAGGCAAGCAGCCCGGCAGCGGCTGACCCTGCACCGGCCACCGAGAGCACAGCGGCCGCCGCCCCGGAGCAGGAAGCGGAAAGCACCGCGCAGCCGCAGCAGACTGCCCCCGCCCCGGAACAGACCGAAAAACCGGAAACCGCCGAAACCGCACCGGCTGAACCGGAAGAAGCCGCCGAAACGCCGGAAACACCGGCACAGCCCGCTGAGGATACCGCACTGGAAGAGGAGAACTCCCCTGCCATGCTGCTGGAAGAGACCCCGGAGCTGGCCGCACAGGACCCGCAGGCTCCCGCAGCGGACGGCACCGCCCAGAACGACACCGCCGCCCAGCACACCCCGGAGGACAGCGTACTGCTGACCCCGGAGCAGATCCAGCAGGCGCTGGATTCCGGCGCGCTGGAGGATGCCGAAGCGCAGTGCATCGACCTGACCGACGAAAACAGCTTTTTCCGGTGGCTGTTCAACTGGCTGTTCGGCATCAAGGACAAAGAAGAAGAGCCGGTGTACTCCGGCTGGCGCACCGAGAACGGCAAGACCTACTACTACGCGCAGGGCACCAACAAAAAGGTCACCGGTCTGCGCTCCATTGACGGCAAGCTGTATTATTTCGATGCCAACGGCGTAAAGCAGGACAACGTGACCTTTGGCATCGACGTGTCCAAGTATCAGTCCGGGCTGGACTGGAACAAGATCAAAAAATCCGGCGTGAGCTTCGTCATCATCCGCATCGGCTACCGGGGCTACGGCGCTGCGGGAAATCTGGTCAAGGACCCCATGTTCGAGGAGCACTTCACCAACGCCCGCAATGCGGGGTTGAAGGTGGGCGTGTATTTCTTTACGCAGGCCGTGAACGAAGCCGAGGCGCAGGAGGAGGCCGAGGGCTGCAACTGGGCGCTGAACGGCCGGATGCTGGACTACCCCATCTTCTACGACACCGAGGCTTCCACCGCCCCGGGCGGCACCGGCCGCGCCGACGGTCTGGGCGTCGAGGACCGCACCAAGTGCGCCATCGCCTTCTGCGAGCGGGTGAAGGAGCTGGGCTACAAGCCCGGCGTGTACGCTTCCACCACATGGTACCGCAAGCGGGTGGATTACAACACCCTGCGCAGCCGCTACACCATCTGGAACGCCCACTACGGCGTCTCCTCCAGCCCCATCGGCTGCGATCTGTGGCAGGGCACCGAGAAGGCCCGCATCAACGGCTACAACGGCGATCTGGACGCCAATATCAGCTACATCGGGTAA
- a CDS encoding DUF4830 domain-containing protein → MFVVTLSKTSLKKLGAGAACCALVVFSAMLGRFISTRTVAVAAPVNRIESAQDIQTWFTGYGLEVDGASITADKVKIPRKWDDSFSAFNGVVQQSGMDLARYKGKTVEKWSALLPAASNGETSRYGVLLVYKKKAVGAYLLEKPSGTVLGLQDAQNELAKQTSGEDYSGDWGERHDEQLTDSTAQQTSGEPETAPEAAPQAAPYTELPLDAEGYPVE, encoded by the coding sequence ATGTTTGTGGTAACACTGAGCAAAACGAGCCTGAAAAAGCTGGGAGCAGGGGCGGCGTGCTGCGCGCTGGTGGTGTTCAGCGCCATGCTGGGGCGGTTCATCAGTACCCGGACGGTGGCGGTAGCTGCCCCGGTGAACCGTATCGAGAGCGCACAGGACATCCAGACATGGTTCACCGGCTACGGACTGGAGGTGGACGGCGCGTCCATCACGGCGGATAAGGTCAAGATCCCCCGCAAATGGGACGACAGCTTTTCCGCTTTCAACGGGGTGGTGCAGCAGAGCGGCATGGACCTTGCCCGCTACAAGGGCAAAACGGTGGAAAAATGGTCGGCGCTGCTCCCGGCGGCAAGCAATGGCGAGACCAGCCGCTACGGGGTGCTGCTGGTGTACAAAAAGAAGGCGGTGGGCGCGTATCTGCTGGAAAAACCCTCCGGCACGGTGCTGGGGCTGCAGGACGCCCAGAACGAGCTGGCAAAGCAGACCTCCGGCGAGGATTACAGCGGCGACTGGGGCGAGCGGCACGATGAGCAGCTGACCGACAGCACCGCACAGCAGACCTCCGGCGAACCGGAGACAGCGCCCGAAGCCGCCCCGCAGGCAGCGCCCTACACCGAGCTGCCGCTGGACGCAGAAGGCTACCCTGTGGAATAG
- a CDS encoding HPr family phosphocarrier protein has product MIMKEFQYTVKDACGIHARPAGLLVKTVKGFASTATLEKDGKSCDMRKLMALMGMGVKQGETVTIKVEGDDEEAAAEAIQKFLSENV; this is encoded by the coding sequence ATGATTATGAAGGAATTTCAGTACACTGTTAAGGATGCCTGCGGCATCCATGCCCGTCCCGCCGGCCTGCTGGTCAAGACCGTGAAGGGCTTTGCAAGCACCGCTACCCTCGAGAAGGACGGCAAGAGCTGCGATATGCGCAAGCTGATGGCTCTGATGGGCATGGGCGTCAAGCAGGGCGAGACCGTGACCATCAAGGTCGAAGGCGATGATGAAGAAGCAGCCGCAGAGGCCATCCAGAAGTTCCTGAGCGAGAACGTCTGA
- the ptsP gene encoding phosphoenolpyruvate--protein phosphotransferase, with protein MQVGTGKSVLNGIAIGKLKIYKKKDTAISTAPVADTAAELERFEAARQKAIEQQTALYEKALAEAGEDIAEVFNIHAMMLDDDDFVDAIKEIINGQKMCAEYAVKTAGNNQAAVFSAMDDPYLQARSADVLDIAQAMLDILQGVDNASLQGTEPSILVAEDLAPSETVRMDKSLLLGFITREGSSNSHTAILARSMNIPALIQCKDIQDDWDGKMAVVDGYNACVYVDPTPDLLKSLKKRQQEDQKKQALLQELKGKPNTTLDGKTINVFANIGGMGDVGAVQQNDAGGVGLFRTEFVYLNCKDFPTEDYQFEAYKQVVESLAPRKVVVRTCDIGADKTVDYMKLDHEDNPALGYRAIRICLTRKDFFKTQLRALLRASAYGNMSIMFPMITSLRELQDAKAVLEECRAELTAEGVKMGQNIEVGTMIETPAAVFIADELAAECDFFSIGTNDLTQYTCALDRQNAKLEPFFNPHHPAVLRAIKMTIEAGHRHGIWVGICGELGADTALTETFLRMGVDELSMNAKSILPVRKIIRSVDLSKPSEKA; from the coding sequence ATGCAGGTAGGCACCGGCAAAAGCGTACTCAATGGCATCGCCATTGGCAAGCTGAAGATCTATAAGAAAAAAGACACCGCGATTTCCACCGCTCCTGTGGCAGATACCGCCGCAGAACTGGAGCGTTTTGAAGCTGCCCGCCAGAAGGCCATTGAGCAGCAGACTGCCCTGTACGAAAAGGCACTGGCAGAAGCCGGTGAGGACATCGCCGAGGTGTTCAACATCCACGCCATGATGCTGGATGATGACGACTTTGTGGATGCCATCAAGGAGATCATCAACGGGCAGAAGATGTGCGCCGAGTACGCCGTCAAGACCGCCGGCAACAATCAGGCTGCGGTGTTCTCTGCCATGGACGACCCGTATCTGCAGGCCCGCAGCGCCGATGTGCTGGACATCGCGCAGGCCATGCTGGACATTCTGCAGGGGGTGGACAACGCTTCCCTGCAGGGCACCGAGCCCAGCATTCTGGTAGCCGAGGATCTGGCTCCCTCCGAGACCGTGCGCATGGATAAAAGCCTGCTGCTGGGCTTCATCACCCGCGAGGGCAGCTCCAACAGCCACACCGCCATTCTGGCACGCAGCATGAACATCCCCGCCCTGATCCAGTGCAAGGACATTCAGGACGACTGGGACGGCAAGATGGCTGTGGTGGACGGCTACAACGCCTGTGTGTATGTAGACCCCACCCCCGACCTGCTCAAGAGCCTGAAAAAGCGCCAGCAGGAGGACCAGAAGAAGCAGGCCCTGCTGCAGGAGCTGAAGGGCAAGCCCAACACCACGCTGGACGGCAAGACCATCAACGTGTTCGCCAACATCGGCGGCATGGGCGACGTTGGCGCAGTGCAGCAGAACGACGCCGGCGGCGTTGGTCTGTTCCGCACCGAGTTCGTCTACCTGAACTGCAAGGACTTCCCCACCGAGGACTACCAGTTCGAGGCTTACAAGCAGGTTGTGGAAAGCCTCGCCCCCCGCAAGGTGGTCGTGCGCACCTGTGATATCGGCGCAGACAAGACTGTGGATTATATGAAGCTGGATCACGAGGATAACCCCGCACTGGGCTACCGCGCCATCCGCATCTGCCTGACCCGCAAGGACTTCTTCAAGACCCAGCTGCGCGCGCTGCTGCGGGCTTCTGCCTACGGCAACATGAGCATCATGTTCCCCATGATCACCAGCCTGCGGGAGCTGCAGGACGCCAAGGCTGTTCTGGAAGAGTGCCGCGCCGAGCTGACCGCCGAGGGCGTCAAGATGGGGCAGAACATTGAAGTGGGCACCATGATCGAGACCCCCGCCGCCGTGTTCATCGCGGACGAGCTGGCCGCCGAGTGCGACTTCTTCTCCATCGGCACCAACGACCTGACCCAGTACACCTGTGCACTGGACCGCCAGAACGCAAAGCTGGAGCCCTTCTTCAACCCCCACCACCCCGCCGTGCTGCGCGCCATCAAGATGACCATTGAAGCCGGTCACCGCCATGGCATCTGGGTAGGCATCTGCGGCGAGCTGGGTGCCGACACCGCCCTGACCGAGACCTTCCTGCGCATGGGCGTGGACGAGCTGTCCATGAACGCCAAGAGCATCCTGCCGGTGCGCAAGATCATCCGCAGCGTAGACCTGAGCAAGCCCTCTGAGAAGGCCTGA
- a CDS encoding RNA polymerase sigma factor: protein MDIETIYRLYFRDVCLFLQGLTRSETLAEELTQETFFRALDGLKDYDGKQDVRAWLFTVARNAYYDHCRRAKHAAPLEDAETKAADSPDIAQLLVDKDAAFTVHQCLHALEEPYKEVFSLRVFGELPFESIGAIFGHNAAWARVTYYRAKTRIQTMLEQQK, encoded by the coding sequence ATGGACATTGAAACCATCTACCGGCTCTACTTCCGGGACGTCTGCCTGTTTTTGCAGGGACTTACCCGCAGCGAGACGCTGGCCGAGGAGCTGACGCAGGAGACCTTTTTCCGGGCGCTGGACGGTTTGAAGGATTATGACGGAAAACAGGATGTGCGGGCGTGGCTGTTCACCGTGGCGCGCAACGCCTACTACGACCACTGCCGCCGCGCAAAGCACGCCGCCCCGCTGGAAGATGCCGAAACAAAAGCCGCCGACAGCCCGGATATCGCGCAGCTGTTGGTGGATAAAGACGCCGCCTTTACGGTGCACCAGTGTCTGCACGCGCTGGAAGAGCCTTACAAAGAGGTGTTCAGCCTGCGGGTGTTCGGTGAGCTGCCCTTTGAGAGCATCGGGGCTATTTTTGGCCACAATGCCGCATGGGCGCGGGTGACTTATTACCGCGCCAAGACCCGCATCCAGACCATGCTGGAACAGCAGAAATGA
- a CDS encoding zf-HC2 domain-containing protein, protein MKLECDVIRDLLPLYAEKLASPASSALVEQHLAECPACRAELEQMEKPVPVQPEPQPDAPLRSIRKTLQKKSIRIAAAAVLAVLCAFGLVFWMGGAKTPVTAEQAKIWTYNKKENEANLCVLEVQGENVWLELEGSFNWGKPSVTVRAVRYTFPHIHAALEGLLGTSASDTSITVSGTQLLTVQCADENLYYRDGQQVKRFILKKEDGTQTYVYESEDVVTQEQGVFEKG, encoded by the coding sequence ATGAAACTGGAATGTGACGTGATCCGCGATTTACTGCCCCTGTACGCCGAAAAACTTGCCAGCCCCGCCAGCAGTGCGCTGGTGGAGCAGCACCTTGCAGAGTGCCCCGCCTGCCGTGCAGAGCTGGAACAGATGGAAAAGCCGGTGCCGGTGCAGCCGGAGCCCCAGCCGGATGCACCGCTGCGGAGCATCCGAAAGACCTTGCAGAAAAAGAGCATCCGCATAGCGGCGGCAGCGGTTCTGGCAGTGCTGTGCGCCTTTGGGCTGGTGTTCTGGATGGGCGGCGCAAAAACGCCGGTGACGGCAGAACAGGCGAAGATTTGGACTTACAACAAAAAAGAAAATGAGGCGAATCTCTGTGTGCTGGAAGTGCAGGGCGAAAACGTCTGGCTGGAACTGGAAGGCTCCTTTAACTGGGGCAAACCATCCGTTACCGTCCGGGCGGTACGCTATACCTTCCCGCACATCCATGCTGCGCTGGAAGGGCTGCTGGGCACATCGGCTTCTGATACCAGCATCACAGTTTCCGGCACACAGCTGCTGACGGTGCAATGCGCCGATGAGAACCTCTATTACAGGGACGGTCAGCAGGTGAAGCGGTTCATCCTGAAAAAAGAGGATGGAACGCAGACCTATGTTTACGAATCTGAGGATGTGGTCACACAGGAACAAGGCGTGTTTGAGAAGGGCTGA
- a CDS encoding murein hydrolase activator EnvC family protein, giving the protein MKRFLLWLISVALGVVVLLAAVMGVSYAFTTEGGCPDGAAQFGGQALETNGSCWQVPLLGGQLDKVFASPATLTVQKLGVLYTAHPELALPDWTCYTALTIQNAAGDVLFAGSAGEYQNFLFPANGEYKAELTAWRVPKGGVITQFEGGSTGQLRKNLGLERPAKPTGWYRYSFRFTLQASAEVELSTERVEQGGTVGVRISGMTGDAVPTIETDLGSVQCVRAAEGWRAYIPAAYNASSGGHEINITVNGETITRTLTVLPKDFGTAEVEAEEPAPESANAQFRSAIWPLYEADATAKQWQGGFVPPAEDSMTLVDYGQIKVTNGQQGSRSNSTKLYTIPGAPCRAAANGTVVFAGSLELTGNTVVIDHGCGLRSYLYGLQELSVSKGQTVEKGQAVGALGEELTMDFKLGSRSVNPRLLFQTSGGLFWKEND; this is encoded by the coding sequence ATGAAGCGTTTTTTGCTTTGGCTCATCAGTGTGGCGCTGGGTGTGGTGGTGCTGCTGGCGGCTGTGATGGGGGTAAGCTATGCCTTTACCACTGAGGGCGGCTGCCCGGACGGCGCGGCGCAGTTCGGCGGGCAGGCACTGGAAACCAACGGCTCCTGCTGGCAGGTGCCGCTGCTTGGCGGGCAGCTGGATAAGGTATTTGCCAGCCCCGCCACCCTGACCGTGCAAAAGCTGGGGGTGCTGTACACCGCCCACCCGGAGCTTGCCTTGCCGGACTGGACCTGTTACACCGCCCTGACCATCCAGAATGCGGCGGGGGATGTGCTGTTTGCGGGCAGCGCAGGGGAGTACCAGAACTTCCTCTTCCCTGCGAACGGTGAGTATAAGGCGGAACTGACCGCATGGCGTGTGCCCAAGGGCGGGGTCATCACCCAGTTCGAGGGCGGCAGCACCGGGCAGCTGCGCAAAAATCTGGGTTTAGAGCGCCCCGCAAAGCCCACCGGCTGGTACCGGTATAGCTTCCGGTTCACCCTGCAGGCCAGCGCGGAGGTGGAACTTTCCACTGAGCGGGTGGAGCAGGGCGGCACGGTGGGCGTGCGCATCTCTGGCATGACCGGGGACGCCGTGCCCACCATCGAGACCGACCTTGGCAGCGTGCAGTGCGTGCGCGCCGCCGAGGGCTGGCGCGCCTATATCCCGGCAGCCTATAACGCCTCCTCCGGCGGGCACGAGATAAACATCACGGTGAATGGCGAGACCATCACCCGCACCCTGACCGTGCTGCCGAAGGACTTTGGTACGGCAGAGGTGGAAGCCGAGGAGCCCGCCCCGGAGAGCGCCAACGCCCAGTTCCGCAGTGCCATCTGGCCGCTGTACGAGGCTGACGCCACCGCCAAGCAGTGGCAGGGCGGCTTTGTGCCCCCGGCTGAGGACTCCATGACTTTGGTGGACTACGGACAAATCAAGGTAACGAACGGTCAGCAGGGCAGCCGCTCCAACTCCACAAAGCTGTACACCATCCCGGGCGCGCCCTGCCGCGCAGCGGCCAATGGCACGGTGGTGTTCGCGGGCAGTCTGGAACTTACCGGCAATACGGTGGTCATCGACCACGGCTGCGGGCTGCGCAGCTACCTGTACGGCTTGCAGGAGCTTTCGGTCAGCAAGGGCCAGACCGTGGAAAAGGGGCAGGCTGTGGGCGCACTGGGCGAAGAGCTGACCATGGACTTCAAGCTGGGCAGCAGAAGCGTGAACCCCCGGCTGCTGTTCCAGACCTCCGGCGGCTTGTTCTGGAAGGAAAACGACTGA
- a CDS encoding phosphatase translates to MKKSCLVAVIAVLAAVAGALAAVALYLNRREKELDEYERLLFGEDDATTVEPEEAAAEDETEAE, encoded by the coding sequence ATGAAAAAATCTTGCTTGGTCGCTGTGATCGCTGTTCTGGCTGCTGTGGCTGGTGCGCTGGCTGCTGTGGCACTTTACCTGAACCGCCGCGAGAAGGAGCTGGACGAATACGAGCGTCTGCTGTTCGGCGAGGATGACGCAACCACCGTAGAGCCGGAGGAAGCCGCTGCTGAGGACGAGACCGAGGCAGAGTAA
- the mutY gene encoding A/G-specific adenine glycosylase: MENISPALLDWFYKNRRSLPFREDPTPYHVWLSEVMLQQTRVSAVLPYYYRFLEELPDIPALAACEEEKLHKLWEGLGYYSRVRNLQKAAKLVCAQYGGQLPADYAALRALPGIGEYTAGAIASISFGLPVPAVDGNVLRVFSRLYNDTGVITEPAVKKAFTARVMEHQPPEKAGDYNQALMELGALVCVPNGAPLCGQCPLAELCLARAAGTTAQLPQKAKPKPRKLVPVTLALVESPAGFLVQQRPQKGLLAGLWQPVLWEGEHLLQAEVLARLAALGLDTGTAALAALPAAKHIFTHIEWLMSGVQLHVPAQPAPAGYVWASREQLRTTYTLPGAFRAYKPLLL, translated from the coding sequence GTGGAAAACATTTCGCCTGCCCTCTTGGACTGGTTTTACAAGAACCGCCGCAGCCTGCCCTTCCGGGAGGACCCCACCCCCTACCATGTGTGGCTCAGCGAGGTGATGCTGCAGCAGACCCGGGTGTCGGCGGTGCTGCCGTATTACTACCGCTTTCTGGAAGAGCTGCCGGATATCCCCGCGCTTGCCGCCTGCGAGGAGGAAAAGCTGCATAAGCTGTGGGAGGGGCTGGGCTATTACAGCCGGGTGCGCAACCTGCAAAAGGCTGCAAAGCTCGTCTGTGCGCAGTACGGCGGGCAGCTGCCCGCCGACTACGCCGCCCTGCGCGCGCTGCCCGGCATCGGGGAGTACACCGCCGGTGCCATTGCGTCCATCAGCTTCGGCTTGCCCGTGCCCGCCGTGGACGGCAATGTGCTGCGGGTGTTTTCCCGCCTGTATAATGACACCGGTGTAATTACAGAACCGGCGGTAAAAAAGGCCTTTACCGCCCGGGTCATGGAGCATCAGCCGCCGGAAAAGGCCGGGGATTACAATCAGGCGCTGATGGAGTTGGGCGCGCTGGTCTGCGTGCCCAACGGCGCGCCTTTGTGCGGGCAGTGCCCGCTGGCAGAGCTCTGCCTTGCCCGGGCGGCGGGCACCACCGCCCAGCTGCCCCAGAAGGCAAAGCCGAAGCCCCGCAAACTTGTGCCGGTAACGCTGGCACTGGTGGAAAGCCCGGCGGGCTTTCTGGTGCAGCAGCGGCCGCAAAAAGGGCTGCTGGCCGGGCTGTGGCAGCCGGTCTTGTGGGAGGGCGAGCATCTTTTGCAGGCCGAGGTGCTGGCGCGGCTGGCGGCACTGGGGCTGGACACCGGCACGGCAGCTCTCGCTGCCCTGCCCGCCGCAAAGCATATCTTTACCCATATCGAGTGGCTCATGTCCGGCGTGCAGCTGCACGTTCCGGCGCAGCCCGCGCCTGCGGGCTATGTCTGGGCAAGCCGGGAGCAGCTGCGCACCACCTACACCCTGCCCGGGGCGTTCCGGGCATATAAGCCTCTGCTGCTGTAA
- the asnS gene encoding asparagine--tRNA ligase: MERTEILSLFKNTPADGTEITVCGWAKNIRDSKNIGFIALSDGGCFKTLQVVLEAGKLANYDEVIHTGLYSSLRIKGKLVLTPQAKQPFELNAESVEILGDCPADEYPLQKKKMSMEYLRTMPTLRPRTNTFNAAFRVRSVAAYAIHKFFQENGFVYAHSPLITASDCEGAGEMFRVTTLDLDNVPKTEDGAVDYSKDFFEKPVNLTVSGQLEAEAMAMAFGKVYTFGPTFRAEKSFTTRHAAEFWMIEPEMAFCDLNGYMDNAEAMIKYVIRYVLDNCPDEMAFFNQFIDKGLVERLELVANSEFARISYTEAIEILKKNNKKFQYPVEWGVDIQTEHERYLTEVVYKKPVFVTDYPKEIKSFYMKQNADGKTVAAADMLVPGIGELIGGSQREEDYGKLVARMDELGMDKTNYEWYLNLRKFGGVEHAGYGLGFERMIMYLTGIQNIRDVLPFPRTAYGF, from the coding sequence ATGGAACGTACCGAGATCCTTTCGCTGTTCAAGAACACCCCGGCGGACGGCACCGAGATCACCGTCTGCGGCTGGGCCAAGAACATCCGCGACTCCAAGAACATCGGCTTCATCGCCCTGTCGGACGGCGGCTGCTTCAAGACCCTGCAGGTCGTGCTGGAAGCCGGAAAGCTGGCAAACTACGATGAAGTCATCCACACCGGTCTGTACAGCAGCCTGCGCATCAAGGGCAAGCTGGTGCTCACCCCGCAGGCAAAGCAGCCCTTTGAGCTGAACGCCGAGAGCGTGGAGATCCTGGGCGACTGCCCCGCCGACGAGTACCCCCTGCAGAAAAAGAAGATGAGCATGGAGTATCTGCGCACCATGCCCACTCTGCGCCCCCGCACCAACACCTTCAACGCTGCCTTCCGCGTGCGCAGCGTGGCTGCCTACGCTATCCACAAGTTCTTTCAGGAGAACGGCTTTGTCTACGCCCACTCTCCGCTGATCACCGCTTCCGACTGCGAGGGTGCAGGCGAGATGTTCCGTGTGACCACACTGGATCTGGACAATGTGCCCAAGACCGAGGACGGCGCTGTGGATTACAGCAAGGACTTCTTTGAAAAGCCGGTCAACCTGACCGTTTCCGGCCAGCTGGAAGCCGAGGCCATGGCGATGGCCTTTGGCAAGGTGTACACCTTTGGCCCCACCTTCCGCGCCGAGAAGAGCTTTACTACCCGCCACGCTGCCGAGTTCTGGATGATCGAGCCGGAGATGGCCTTCTGCGACCTGAACGGCTACATGGACAACGCCGAGGCTATGATCAAGTACGTCATCCGCTATGTGCTGGACAACTGCCCGGATGAGATGGCCTTCTTTAACCAGTTCATTGATAAGGGCCTTGTCGAGCGTCTGGAGCTGGTGGCAAACAGCGAGTTCGCCCGCATCAGCTACACCGAGGCTATCGAAATTCTGAAAAAGAACAACAAGAAGTTCCAGTACCCCGTGGAGTGGGGCGTGGATATCCAGACCGAGCACGAGCGCTACCTGACCGAGGTGGTGTACAAAAAGCCGGTGTTCGTCACCGACTACCCCAAGGAGATCAAGAGCTTCTACATGAAGCAAAACGCCGATGGCAAGACCGTGGCGGCAGCAGATATGCTGGTGCCCGGCATCGGCGAGCTGATCGGCGGCAGCCAGCGTGAAGAGGACTACGGCAAGCTGGTGGCCCGCATGGACGAGCTGGGCATGGACAAGACCAACTACGAGTGGTACCTGAACCTGCGCAAGTTCGGCGGTGTGGAGCACGCAGGCTACGGCTTGGGCTTTGAGCGCATGATCATGTACCTCACCGGTATCCAGAACATCCGTGACGTGCTGCCCTTCCCCCGCACCGCATACGGCTTCTGA